The genomic window CTATTCTACTTGTGTACTGGCTATTAAAACATAGAGTAAATAAGCTGCTAATCCTTGTTTTTGCATTGGTTTACCTGGCGATAGAATTAGGATTCTTCAGTGCCAATATTATCAAATTCTTGGAAGGAGGTTGGATTACCGTGGTTTTAGGAGGATTCATAGGAATCTGTATGTATGCTTGGTACAATGGGAGATCGATCAAAACAAAATTCATCAAGTTTATTAAATTGGAGAATTATATTCCTATCATTAAAGATATGAAGCTGGATGAAACGATTCCTAAGTATGCTACCAACCTAGCGTACCTGAGCCGTGCAAAAAGAAATGATGAGATAGAATCAAAAATTATCTATTCCATTATCAAGAAACAACCGAAAAGGGCAGATCATTATTTTATCCTGAGCATTACCAATCAGGAAGATCCGTATACTTTCAAATATGCTGTGGATGAGGTGCTTCCGGGAACGATCTATAAAATTAATTTCATGTTAGGATTTAAGATCGACAGAAGAATTAATGACTATTTTGATATGGTTTTAAGGGATTTGATGGCAGATGGAACCATTCCTTCACGAAGCAGCCACCCTTCATTGAGAGCCCATAATATTCCGCCGGATTTGAAGTATGTTATCATAGATAATACCTATATCAACGATATTCTTTTGACCGTAAAAGAGAAAATTATCTTAAATATCTACAATTTTGTTAAATATATCGGTAGTGACGACTTCAAAGCGTGGGGGATCACTTCACACAATGTAGTCGTGGAATCTGCGCCTATGACAGAAGATTGTGTAGGCAAATCCAAAATAGAGCAGTGTGAATTTATCCGTCATAAGAGTTAAATTCTTTAACACAACCATCCAATATTTATTTAAATAAAAATCAATAAATTTGTAGATAATTTTTTTGATGGATACTGTACAAAAAGAAAAAAATATTGCGTTAATTAAAGATGTTTTAAGAAACTACCTATTGGAAAAGGGTTTCAGAAACACTCCTGAACGATATACGATATTAGAAGAAATTTATAATATGGATCATCACTTCAATGTTGATGATCTGTATCTGCTTATGATGCAGAAGAAATACCACGTTTCCAAAGCGACAATTTACAATACTATTGAGATTTTCCTTGATGCAGGATTGATCCGTAAGCATCAGTTCGGGGAAAAAACTCTTACCTCTTCATCTTACGAAAAATCTTATTTTGACAAGCAGCATGACCATTTGGTGATTTACAAAAAAGATTCGGATAAGGAGATTGAAGAAATTATTGAGTTTTGCGACCCAAGAATTCAAGGGATCAAAGAAGCAATTGAAGAAGCATTTGGCGTAAAAATTGATTCTCATTCGCTGTATTTTTATGGCACCAAGAATGATTAATCAATGAGGCTGATTTTTGTTTTATTAGTTTTTATTTCAACACTTACCTTTGCTCAGGATCAGCCGAAACCTTTGCAAAAGGATCCGTATTTTACACCGTCGGCGACTCCGCAAAAGAATGCTCCCCCTGCTGAGAAAGTGAAGCACAGGCATTCTGATGAGCTCCGAAAAGATGAAAAGTATGACGGAAACCCTTATTTTAAAGGAAACGTAGAGTTTGAGCATCAGGGTTCGGTACTTACGGCAGATGAAGTGATCGTTTACGAAGGTCAAAACTTTGTAAAAGCCATTGGTAATGTTAAGCTTCAAAATACAGACGGTTCCGTGATTACAGCGGAAGAAATGGAGTATGACGGCAATACTCAAAAAGGAATTGCAAGAAGAAATGTCGTGCTTACTGATCCTAAACAGACGATCAGAACTGATATAATGTATTATGACAGGCTTTCAAATCAGGCTTATTTCAATACAGGCGGAACGATTACAGACGGACAAAGTACCATGTATACAAAATCCGCAACCTATTTTCTGGATACCAAACTGATCGATTTCACCGGAAAAGTAAAAATTGACAGCAAGGATTATATCATCGAAGGCGATAATATCAAGCAAAATCAAAATACAAAAGTTGCCGAATTTTTCGGACCGACAACGATTACTAACCGCGCCAATCCCAAAAACAGGGTATACACGGAAAGAGGTACCTATAAAATGAATACCAAAGAAGCTTATCTTAATAAAAATTCCAAGATTTTTTATAATGATAAAATTCTTACCGGTGACGATATGTACTACAACCAGCTGACAGGTTTTGGAAAAGCAACCGGAAATGTAATGCTTGACGATCCTAAGGAAAGAAGATGGATAAAAGGAGGCTACGGAGAAATTTTTGAAAAGAAAGATTCTGCGATGATAACTAAAAATCCATACGCGGTAAAAGCGCTGGAGAAAGATTCCATGTACTTTGCGGCGGAGAAAATTATTTCTTTCCAGAGACCGGATTCAGCTGATATCAAAGTCAAAAAAAGTTTCCTTCGGGCTTTCAGAAAAGCAAGAATGTATAAATCCAACGCTCAGGGAAGAGCCGATTCTATTGCTTTCAACGAAACGGATGGAATCATGCATATGTTCAGGGAGCCGATTCTCTGGAGCGACGGAAAACAGGTGACCGGAGATAAGGTGGAAGCTTATTTTGATACCCAAAAAGAAAGCATAGACTCTCTGAAAGTGATCGGAAATGCCTTTGCCATCAGTAAAGTGGATTCTCTGAATATGAAGGATGAATTCAACCAGGTTAAAGGAAAGCTGATGACGGTTTATTATGGGGAAGACAATAATATTAAAGAAGCCAAGGTCATCGGGAACGCACAAGCCATCAGCTATTCTGATGATGTAAATGGGCAGACCAAAGAAAAAGAAAGAATAGGGATTTCTCTTACCTCATGCGGAATTATTGATGCGATTTTCGAAGAAAGAGCATTATATGTTGTAGAATGCAATATCGGCGCTACTTCCGACACGTATCCTATGAGTAAAATAGAACCTGCAAGGAGGAAGTTTCCGGATTTCAACTGGAATACCAAAGACCGCATTATGAAATGGCAGGATATCCTTGTGGATACTCCAAATTATCCTGAAATAAAATACGAATCCGATAATACTTTATACGATAAAGCTCAGGAAGCTGTTGAGAAGGAGAAAGCGAAAGAGGAAGCGAAAAAGCCAAAACGTGTAAGACGATAAGATTTTTTTAATCTAAAATTTTCGGAAAAAATATAAATTCACCATTTTCTTGATAGGAAATGGTGAGTTATTTTATGGAAATCCTTTAAGGTAAGGGGTTAAAAATGCTATTTTATGATTAATGTTAAAAACTTTTTTTCACCCATTTATTCAATGGATGGTGAAAGCGGAGTCCTTACTGGAATTATGTTTTCCCTTGTATTTTCTTTATCTCACCCGGAAATGATTTGAAGTATTTTCATATAAATTGATATTTTTTTAATGAATGTGTATTTTTATTAAGTTTTTTGCATATATTTAAGTATAATTAAGTGATGAAACTATATTAATATTTTGTGATTTGGTGGTTCGCTCTCAGTTCTGACATTGGGAGCGATTTTTTTATTCTATCGGGATTATTTCGGTGTTTGGCGAATGTTTTTTAGTTTTGCTAAAATTTTTCAGGAAATGGAAATGCAAAAAGATTTTTTTATCTACCAGGCACAGACTACGAAGTTTGCTGCGGGTTTTGAAGTTGACAAAGCAGAAGGAAGTTATATCTACGGAAAAGACGGAAAAAAATACCTGGATTTTGTAGCCGGAGTTTCTGCCAATACCTTGGGACACTCCCATCCAAAAATAGTAAACGCGATAAAAGAACAGGCGGAAAAATATCTTCATGTAATGGTTTATGGCGAATATGCTCAGGAAAAACCGGTGGCTTTATGTAAATTATTAGCCGAAGCTACTCCCGATCCTTTAGAAATTACTTATCTGGTAAACAGCGGGGCAGAGGCGATAGACGGAAGTCTGAAACTGGCCAAAAGATACACGGGAAGGGAAGAAATTGTTTCATTCAAAAATTCTTATCATGGGAATACACACGGAGCTCTAAGTGTTTCAGGAAATGAGACGCACAAAAGGGAATTCCGTCCGTTGTTGCCCATGGTTTCTTTTATTGAGTTTAATAATGAAAAAGATTTCGACAAAATCACAGAAAAAACGGCTTGTGTTATTCTTGAAACCATTCAGGGAGCGGCTGGTTTTTTGGTTCCGAATGAGGATTATTTAATTAAATTAAAAAGAAGATGTGAAGAAGTCGGGGCATTATTAATTCTTGACGAAATTCAACCCGGATTCGGAAGAACAGGAAAATTATTCTCTTTTGAGCATTACGGGATTGTTCCTGATATTTTGGTGATGGGCAAAGGAATGGGCGGCGGTGTTCCTGTGGGCGCTTTTATGAGCTCAAAGAAAATTATGGAAACGTTGGCACATTCTCCGAAATTGGGTCATATCACCACTTTTGGCGGAAATCCTTTGATTGCAGCTTCGAGTTATGCCACATTAAAAGAAGTGCTCGAAAGCGGCTTAATGAATGAGGTTGACGAAAAAGAAAAATTATACAGAGAGCTTCTGGTTCATCCGAAAATTAAAAATATTAATGGAAAAGGTTTAATGCTGGCCGTAAATCTTGGCTCACCGGAATATACTTTAGACGTTGCAAAAAGATGCATGGAAAAAGGCCTGATCGTCTTCTGGCAATTATACAGAAATGAATATCTGAGAATCTCCCCGCCACTGACAATCTCTAAGGATGAAATCCGTGAAGGATGCCAGATTATTCTTGATGTTTTAAACGAAAATTAATTTAAATATATTGTTAATTTAATAACAAGACGGAAGAACTATACGCAAAAAAACTCGAAACTCCGCTTCTAAAAATTATGCTGAACATACATAGGAATCCTGTGATAAATATCATGAAGATTGTACAAAAAAGTAAACACATTTTTGTGTAATAAAAAAATTAATTTATATATTGCGGGACGATAAAAACAAAGATTATATGGCGAAACATAAAGTCCATTACGAATTTCCAATGCATTGTTTATCAGAGATTTTATATGAATATCTGGCGACTGCGGAGGGGTTGTCTGAATGGTTTGCGGATGATGTGACAGAGAAAGGTGATGATTTCTTCTTTAGCTGGGGTGGAGGTCCTGCTGAGAAGGCAACTTTAATTAGATATAAGCCTGAAGGTTTCGTGCGTTTCAGATGGGAAGAGGATGAAGGAACCAAAAATTTCTTTGAAATGACCATTACAATCGATGATATTACTGAAGACTTAGCTTTAAATATTACAGATTTCTGTGAAGAAGGTGATGAGAATGAAAATGCAATGTATTGGGAAAACCTTATCGAAAACCTTAGAATAAAATTAGGTGCCGCTTAATCCCAGGCTGTACTGAATGATAAAACTGATGAACGATTTATCGTTCATTATTTTTTTATAAATAAATCAGATTAAAAATTGGAAAATCAATATTTTACATCAGACGAATTACAGGTAAGCAACAGAGCATTTCTGTTGGGCGACGCAGTGAAGGTGTCTTTCTTTGTGAGAGATGCAAAATTGATCATAGACGAAGAATGCTACTTTTTCCTGATGGCATCCATGAGAAAAATGAGACTGAATATTCCTTTAACGTACACTCTTGAGTTTTTCCAGTCACTTTTCCAGAAGGATGTTATTGACGGAAGGGGAATTAAAAACGGAATTATCAATTTTCAGGTTTTCAGGAATTCGGACGGAATTACCTTGTCAAAATCTTCGGTTTCTTACTTTTATGAAGTAGAAATAATGGAAGATGTGCTAAAGGTGAATGAAAGACTTTTAGAATTGGACTTAATCAAGGAAATTAACGTTAATAATAACCTTTTAAGCAATATCCGAGTCCACAGTCCGGAAAATATTTATGGGACAATTTATGCCCAGGAAAATGACCTTGATGACGTTATTTTATTAAATCCCAATAAAAGAATTGCTCGCGCAACTTCAGGAAATCTATTGTTTTTGGAAAACAGCGTGATCAAAGTTCCGAAACAGACGGAAGGAGCTTACATTTCTCCCTTAATGGAAAATTTTGTAACTTTTTTACATAAAAATAACCTTGCAGATATCCAGGAACACGAGATTATTGCATTCGAATCCCAGAAAGCTGAAGAGATTTTACTCATCTCGGATGAGAAAGGCATATTTTCTGTAGGAAAGATTAGGAATAAAACTTTCGGCAACGACCGATTTTTAGAATTGGTAGAAAGTTGGAAAGAAAGTTTTTAAAAAATTGACAAACCCGGTAAACAACAAAGTTCCAAAAGTCCTTTACCGGGTTTTATTCTGAATAGATCAGAATTTGTTATTTTTATTTAATTTAATATTCGTTAAAAACTTCTAGGAATTTTTGTGCGATTTCTTTTTGACCGTTTTCACTGGTCATATATTCTCTTTCTTTGGTATTATTGATGAATCCCAGCTCTACAAGAACGGTAGGTGCTTTCGATTCTCTTAAAATATGAAGATTTTTTTCTTCAATTTTTTGTACGTCAAACTTCTTTGAGATTTTTTCTGCCAGCTTCTTTGAGCTTTCAGTATTTTGAGTGTAAATTTCCTGCCCCTGCTGCTCAGATTCAGGCTTTGCGCTGTTGTTCACATGAAGGGAAATTACCATTTCAGGATTCAGCTTATTGATAAGATCTGTTCTTTCCGCCAATTGACTGTAAGTGTCATTATCACGGGTTAGTATCACTTCGTATTTATCCTGAACCTGATTGAATTTCTGGATCTCCTTTCCGATATTTAAGACAATATTTTTTTCATAAATACCGTTTCGATTGGCTCCCATATCATTTCCGCCATGTCCGGCATCTATGATAATAAGTTTTTTATCTACTGGAGTAAAGGATAAAAATGCTATAGAAAAGATAGATAAAGCAAAAAGTTTTGTACCTTTCATTTCAGTGATTTTTGGTTTAACAAATAACGGGAATTCTTTACTAAAAATTGGTTAATGGATTCTTAAATTTTGTTAAATTTTTTTTCACTTCGAAATGAATAGTTTTTATCAGTTTAAAGAGATATCTTCAGGTGAATTTGCCCACAGCAGAAATTCTCCTCCAAGATTTTGCATGATCGACTTCCAGAGTGTTTGATCGTTGGGAAGAGTGTAATCGAGGTTATAAACCTCTACTACAGTCCACATTTTTCTCTGGATCTCACCATCGAGCTGCAAAGGCGACCATCCGGAATATCCTGAGAAAATTTTCACATCTTCAATGCTGATTTCTTTATTTAAAACCGCACTGATGATATTTTCGATGTCTTCCGTGAGATAAAATTCGTCGGTAATTTCAGTGTAAACTTCCGTTACCTTTTTGCCTTTTGCAATAAAGAAAACTTTATCATTTTCCACAGGTCCGCCGTCGTAAACCTCTATTTTAAAATCGAAAAAATCTTTGAATTTACTACTCATCTGGCTGTTCTTTTTATTCAATATCAATCCAAAAGCACCATGCTCGTTGTGCTCAATAATCAGCACTACCGATCTCGAAAAAATATCGCCGGAAATGTCTGGTGTGGAAATTAATATTTTACCTTTGTATGAGTAATTCATACTCAAATTTAATAAAAAATATTTATGGAAAACCTGCACGACAAAAGAAAAGTGTACGAGAAATCCCAACTTATTGAAAGTGAGATAAAACAAAATCCGATCGAGCAATTCCGGAATTGGTTTCTGGAAGCGAGCGAAAATCCTGCCATTTCGGAAGCCAATGCTATGGCGATTTCTACCATGGAAAATGATGGCTGCCCGCGTACAAGAATGGTTTTACTTAAAGCATATACCTACGAGGGTTTTATTTTTTACACCAATTATGAGAGTAGAAAAGGAAAAGCGATCGAAAAAAATCATAAAGCATGTCTCCATTTTTTCTGGCCAAACCTGGAAAGACAGATTATTATTAAAGCTGATGTAGAGCGTATTGCTGAGAATTTAAGTGACGGATATTTTCATTCAAGACCGAAAGGAAGCCAGCTTGGAGCGGCAGTTTCACCACAGAGTCAGGTCATTCCGAATCGTGAATTTTTGGAAGTAAAACTGAAAGATTTAGAAAAAGAATACGAAAATTCTGAAGTACCAAGACCTGAAAATTGGGGCGGATATATCGCAAAACCTTATGAAATAGAATTCTGGCAGGGAAGACCGAATCGACTGCACGACCGGATTATTTATGAATTGGTTGATGGGTTGGATTGGAAAATTTCCCGATTGGCTCCTTAGATTTTATTTTGATTATAATATTGCAGATGCTTCGACTCCGCTCAGCATGACACCTCTACAAATATGTAGTAAAAACAGTTAGTATGAGGCTCTCGAAGCATCTATACAGATATAACAAATAAACTACTTAAACACAAAAAAGGCTGTTTCACCGAAACAGCCTCTAATTTTTTAATCTGAATGATTATTTTTTCTTAGCTCCAGAAACTGCGTTTGATAGATCAGCTCCAGCTTTGAATTTAGCAACTTTTTTAGCAGCAATTTTGATTGGTTTTTTAGTTGCAGGGTTGATACCTTGTCTAGCTGCTCTCTCAGCTACTGAGAAAGTTCCGAAACCTACTAAAGAAACTTTTCCGTCTTTTTTCTTTAATGTAGAAGTTACGTTACCAATGAAAGATTCTAAAGCAGCTTTAGCTGCAACTTTAGTGATTCCTGCATCTTTTGCGATTGCGTCGATTAATTCAGACTTGTTCATAATTTTTAATATTAAAGTTAGTTCGTAATTATAGCAAATATAATACTATTTTCTAAATGTGCAATTTTTTTATGAAAATATGTATAAATTTTTTGATTTTCGATGAAATTGGTTAAAATATGATAATTCCACTTTTTACGAAAAATCTACGTTACGCGTTACTAAAATCATGCCAAATGCTTATGTGTATTGACTTTATGAAAATTGTTAAATTATTTCTTACATTTATTAAATCCTAAATTTCGTGTAAACTATTAATGGATTTGATGATATGATTGTAGATTTGCTAAGTAAAATCACAAAAAATTATTTTTAATAAAATTAAATCACTGTGTATCTGGTAGTTTTAAAATCATTGTAAAAGCCAATTTTATAAATTTTTATTAATAAATTTGCATCATGTTAATAGAAGTTTTTAAGTCTAAGATTCACAGGGTAAGAGTTACGGCTTCAGACCTTAATTATATTGGGAGTATTACGATCGATGAAGATCTTATTGAAGCTGCCGGATTGGTAGTCGGAGAAAGGGTTTATATCGTAAATGTGAATAACGGGGAGCGTTTCGATACCTACGTTATCAAAGGAAAAAGGAAATCAGGAGAAGTTTGTCTGAATGGTCCTGCAGCAAGAAAAGTACAGAAAGACGATATCATCATCATCATCGCTTATGCACAGATGACGCCTGAAGAAGCAAAAACTTTCCAGCCGAAGATCGTTTTCCCGGACGAAAAAACAAATCTTTTGACATAATCCGATGGAGAAAAAATCAAAAAGTCCTTTAAAATCAATACTTACAATAGTAATTTCGCTTGCTTTTGCAGGCTTTTTTTTATGGTTTGCCCTGAAAGGATTAGATTTTAAGGTGATCCAAAAATCATTATCCAAGGCAAATTACTGGTGGGTTTTGTTTGCAGCCTGTTTCGGGATTTCTGCCTATTGGTTCAGGGCGATCCGTTGGAATCTGATGCTGGAACCGATGGGACACAACATTTCCAATGCCAATTCGCTTTGGTCGATATCTTTTGGATATTTAATGAACCTTACCATTCCGAGAAGTGGTGAAGTAGCGAGGGCAACAGCTTTGTATGGAGTAGAAAAAGTACCTGTTGATCAGTCTTTCGGGACGATTATTCTTGAAAGGGTGGTGGATTTGGTTTGTATGATTGCTTTCTTAGGACTTACTTTAATATTTAAATATGAAGCGATTCTTTCTTTTTACGAAAATTCAGGAATTAATTTTAATCCGAATAAAGTGTTAATTGGCTTATCTATATTAATTGTCGGAGTCATTTTATTCTTTGTATTAAGAAAAAGATTAGCTAATATTCCATTACTGGGAAAAATTATCAATTTTATTGATGGTATTTTTCAGGGATTAACATCCATTTTTAAATTAAAACAAAAAGGAAAATTCATCCTTTACACATTAGGAATCTGGATGTCATATTATTTTGCAGCTTATCTCGTATGTTTTGCATTGCCTGAAACTTCAAACTTTACTTTTGCAGACGGGTTTTTAATCATTGTCGTAGGAACATTGGGAATGATGATTCCTGCAAGCGGCGGGATCGGAGCATTCAACCTAGCGATGAAGTATGGCTTTATGGCCTTATTTATTTCTATGGGAAAAAGTGCCGAACAGGGCGGTGAAATAGGATTAACCTATTCTTTTATTTCATTACCGATGCAGATTGTGATCATGCTGGTGATGGGCTTAATTTCTATTCCGATGCTGGCGAAAGCAAGAAATAATATCGTAGCAGAAAAAGAAATTTATTAATTATCTTGTTTAAAACGTATTATATAGCATAAAGTTTGTCATCCTGAAAAGGTCTCAACTTTGTAAAATTAAAATTGCGTCTGGGTCCTTCCAGGATGACAAACGTACTGCTCAATTGCTGAGTGAAACGCCTTTGCGAATGAAAATATCCGTAGCAAAATTCCAAAAAACTTTGCTATCCTTTGCGTTTAAACAGAAGTATAATTTTTAGATAAAACAAAATTAAAAATATAAATCCGGTCAAAAAATGATCG from Chryseobacterium wanjuense includes these protein-coding regions:
- a CDS encoding HU family DNA-binding protein; protein product: MNKSELIDAIAKDAGITKVAAKAALESFIGNVTSTLKKKDGKVSLVGFGTFSVAERAARQGINPATKKPIKIAAKKVAKFKAGADLSNAVSGAKKK
- a CDS encoding lysylphosphatidylglycerol synthase transmembrane domain-containing protein; its protein translation is MEKKSKSPLKSILTIVISLAFAGFFLWFALKGLDFKVIQKSLSKANYWWVLFAACFGISAYWFRAIRWNLMLEPMGHNISNANSLWSISFGYLMNLTIPRSGEVARATALYGVEKVPVDQSFGTIILERVVDLVCMIAFLGLTLIFKYEAILSFYENSGINFNPNKVLIGLSILIVGVILFFVLRKRLANIPLLGKIINFIDGIFQGLTSIFKLKQKGKFILYTLGIWMSYYFAAYLVCFALPETSNFTFADGFLIIVVGTLGMMIPASGGIGAFNLAMKYGFMALFISMGKSAEQGGEIGLTYSFISLPMQIVIMLVMGLISIPMLAKARNNIVAEKEIY
- a CDS encoding START-like domain-containing protein, with translation MAKHKVHYEFPMHCLSEILYEYLATAEGLSEWFADDVTEKGDDFFFSWGGGPAEKATLIRYKPEGFVRFRWEEDEGTKNFFEMTITIDDITEDLALNITDFCEEGDENENAMYWENLIENLRIKLGAA
- a CDS encoding OstA-like protein; its protein translation is MRLIFVLLVFISTLTFAQDQPKPLQKDPYFTPSATPQKNAPPAEKVKHRHSDELRKDEKYDGNPYFKGNVEFEHQGSVLTADEVIVYEGQNFVKAIGNVKLQNTDGSVITAEEMEYDGNTQKGIARRNVVLTDPKQTIRTDIMYYDRLSNQAYFNTGGTITDGQSTMYTKSATYFLDTKLIDFTGKVKIDSKDYIIEGDNIKQNQNTKVAEFFGPTTITNRANPKNRVYTERGTYKMNTKEAYLNKNSKIFYNDKILTGDDMYYNQLTGFGKATGNVMLDDPKERRWIKGGYGEIFEKKDSAMITKNPYAVKALEKDSMYFAAEKIISFQRPDSADIKVKKSFLRAFRKARMYKSNAQGRADSIAFNETDGIMHMFREPILWSDGKQVTGDKVEAYFDTQKESIDSLKVIGNAFAISKVDSLNMKDEFNQVKGKLMTVYYGEDNNIKEAKVIGNAQAISYSDDVNGQTKEKERIGISLTSCGIIDAIFEERALYVVECNIGATSDTYPMSKIEPARRKFPDFNWNTKDRIMKWQDILVDTPNYPEIKYESDNTLYDKAQEAVEKEKAKEEAKKPKRVRR
- a CDS encoding N-acetylmuramoyl-L-alanine amidase family protein, which translates into the protein MKGTKLFALSIFSIAFLSFTPVDKKLIIIDAGHGGNDMGANRNGIYEKNIVLNIGKEIQKFNQVQDKYEVILTRDNDTYSQLAERTDLINKLNPEMVISLHVNNSAKPESEQQGQEIYTQNTESSKKLAEKISKKFDVQKIEEKNLHILRESKAPTVLVELGFINNTKEREYMTSENGQKEIAQKFLEVFNEY
- a CDS encoding Fur family transcriptional regulator; protein product: MDTVQKEKNIALIKDVLRNYLLEKGFRNTPERYTILEEIYNMDHHFNVDDLYLLMMQKKYHVSKATIYNTIEIFLDAGLIRKHQFGEKTLTSSSYEKSYFDKQHDHLVIYKKDSDKEIEEIIEFCDPRIQGIKEAIEEAFGVKIDSHSLYFYGTKND
- a CDS encoding aminotransferase class IV, encoding MENQYFTSDELQVSNRAFLLGDAVKVSFFVRDAKLIIDEECYFFLMASMRKMRLNIPLTYTLEFFQSLFQKDVIDGRGIKNGIINFQVFRNSDGITLSKSSVSYFYEVEIMEDVLKVNERLLELDLIKEINVNNNLLSNIRVHSPENIYGTIYAQENDLDDVILLNPNKRIARATSGNLLFLENSVIKVPKQTEGAYISPLMENFVTFLHKNNLADIQEHEIIAFESQKAEEILLISDEKGIFSVGKIRNKTFGNDRFLELVESWKESF
- a CDS encoding aspartate aminotransferase family protein; translated protein: MQKDFFIYQAQTTKFAAGFEVDKAEGSYIYGKDGKKYLDFVAGVSANTLGHSHPKIVNAIKEQAEKYLHVMVYGEYAQEKPVALCKLLAEATPDPLEITYLVNSGAEAIDGSLKLAKRYTGREEIVSFKNSYHGNTHGALSVSGNETHKREFRPLLPMVSFIEFNNEKDFDKITEKTACVILETIQGAAGFLVPNEDYLIKLKRRCEEVGALLILDEIQPGFGRTGKLFSFEHYGIVPDILVMGKGMGGGVPVGAFMSSKKIMETLAHSPKLGHITTFGGNPLIAASSYATLKEVLESGLMNEVDEKEKLYRELLVHPKIKNINGKGLMLAVNLGSPEYTLDVAKRCMEKGLIVFWQLYRNEYLRISPPLTISKDEIREGCQIILDVLNEN
- a CDS encoding YqgE/AlgH family protein — its product is MNYSYKGKILISTPDISGDIFSRSVVLIIEHNEHGAFGLILNKKNSQMSSKFKDFFDFKIEVYDGGPVENDKVFFIAKGKKVTEVYTEITDEFYLTEDIENIISAVLNKEISIEDVKIFSGYSGWSPLQLDGEIQRKMWTVVEVYNLDYTLPNDQTLWKSIMQNLGGEFLLWANSPEDISLN
- the pdxH gene encoding pyridoxamine 5'-phosphate oxidase, with translation MENLHDKRKVYEKSQLIESEIKQNPIEQFRNWFLEASENPAISEANAMAISTMENDGCPRTRMVLLKAYTYEGFIFYTNYESRKGKAIEKNHKACLHFFWPNLERQIIIKADVERIAENLSDGYFHSRPKGSQLGAAVSPQSQVIPNREFLEVKLKDLEKEYENSEVPRPENWGGYIAKPYEIEFWQGRPNRLHDRIIYELVDGLDWKISRLAP
- the panD gene encoding aspartate 1-decarboxylase, which gives rise to MLIEVFKSKIHRVRVTASDLNYIGSITIDEDLIEAAGLVVGERVYIVNVNNGERFDTYVIKGKRKSGEVCLNGPAARKVQKDDIIIIIAYAQMTPEEAKTFQPKIVFPDEKTNLLT